Proteins from one Nilaparvata lugens isolate BPH chromosome 10, ASM1435652v1, whole genome shotgun sequence genomic window:
- the LOC120353277 gene encoding uncharacterized protein LOC120353277 has protein sequence MNVLDELSDYRHVGCEEFDECGVYADYLRENGMNALSIIHLNIRSYRKNFDDFIILLECLKHKFDIVILTETWLSLDENITHLEEYCRFRTSVKFNQNDGVLIYVRSELNASCKEINIGGVNCLDLDCYRDGQKFGVLCVYRCQGLDLSNFIGGLEDRYDDRRNSFNDTIEIIAGDINCNILLNQINNISNRYLDALYEAGFVSCVNVPTRRTAFTSTCIDHIFVKHVDVEALRPAVLRCDITDHYATSILIKNKNYSPNMRPAPLYASIDYLKLSETVSRQNWDDITTIESVNQCTESLLEKSKKYKIVVLLTNQKPLNLKK, from the exons ATGAATGTGTTAGATGAATTGAGTGATTACAGACACGTTGGATGTGAGGAGTTTGATGAATGTGGTGTGTATGCTGACTATTTGAGAGAGAATGGCATGAATGCTTTAagtattatacatttaaatattaGGAGTTATcggaaaaattttgatgattttatcATTCTTTTGGAATGCCTTAAACACAAATTTGATATAGTTATACTGACAGAAACCTGGTTGAGTCTTGATGAGAACATAACACATTTAGAGGAATACTGTCGTTTCCGTACATctgttaa attcaatcagaATGATGGAGTATTGATTTATGTAAGATCTGAACTTAATGCGTCCTGTAAAGAGATTAATATTGGAGGAGTAAATTGTTTAGATTTGGATTGCTATAGAGATGGGCAGAAGTTTGGAGTTTTGTGTGTTTATCGCTGTCAGGGCCTGGACTTGTCAAATTTTATCGGTGGACTTGAAGATAGGTATGATGATAGGAGAAATAGTTTTAACGACACCATCGAGATTATAGCCGGTGATATCAATTGTAATATCCTCTTAAATCAAATAAACAATATCAGTAATAGATACCTAGATGCGCTTTATGAGGCCGGTTTTGTTTCTTGTGTTAACGTTCCTACAAGGCGGACGGCCTTCACTTCGACCTGCATTGACCATATTTTTGTCAAGCACGTTGATGTGGAGGCCCTCCGTCCAGCTGTTCTCCGTTGTGACATTACCGACCATTATGCGACATCAATactaattaaaaataagaaCTACTCACCCAACATGAGACCTGCACCTCTCTATGCTTCCAttgactacttgaaattatcAGAGACTGTTTCACGACAAAACTGGGATGATATAACCACAATAGAAAGCGTCAATCAATGTACTGAATCCTtattagaaaaatcaaagaagtacaagaTAGTTGTACTACTCACAAATCAAAAACCGttaaatctaaaaaaataa